GTAGCGCGACCGCCCAGCTCAGCGGGCAGGAACGGCGCGAGTGGGACGATGCGCGCGCCAGAGTGCTGACCGCGGTGAACCCGTAACCCCGGTCAGCAGTGCGGTCGGGGGAGAACGGCGGAAGCCGCAATGCACGCTGTTTCCCGGAGGCGATGCTGCGCATCTGTCCGGGCTACCAGACCACAGACGACGGTGAACCTGTAGCCCGGCTAAGCGTAGCGCGAGCCGGGAAGCAGCCGCGCCTTGTCCGGGCTACCAGGCCGCAGACGGCACGGACCTGTAGCCCGGTCAGCGCAGCGCCACCGGGAAGATAGCGGATGCTGCAATGGCGTACCTGGAGGCGGATTCTGTCAGCTTCCCGGGAGATCTCCTTTCGTCATCAACTGGCGCTTGCGCCAGTACTTCACCAGCGGCGGAACCACGATAACCAGTACCGCCAGCAGCAGCAGGGTTTTCGTCACACCGCTTTGCCACAGAATCGCCATGTTGCCGTTGCTAATCGACAGCGCGCGGCGCAGATTCTGCTCCAGCATCTCGCCCAGCACGAAGCCTAAGATCAGCGGCGACATCGGGAAGTGCATTTTGCGCAGGATGTAGCCCAGCACGCCCAGCCCAACCATCAACAGCAGGTCGAAAGTGGTGCTGTGTACTGCGTAAACGCCAACCGCAGATACGGCGGCAATCGCCGGAACCAGAAACCACAGTGGAATGGTGAGCATGCGGGTAAAGAGGCCGATTAGCGGAATGTTCATAATCAGCAGCATTACGTTAGCGATCAACAGCGCGGCGATCAGGCCCCAAACAATGTCCGGTTGCTCGGTAAACATCGCCGGTCCTGGGGTGATGTTATATAAGGTCAGCGCGCCCATCATCACCGCAGTGGTCCCGGAACCAGGGACGCCGAGAGTGAGCATCGGAATAAACGACCCGCAGGCGGAGGCATTATTTGCCGCTTCCGGCGCCGCCACTCCGCGAATATCGCCTTTACCAAAGGAGTCGCTATTACCACTGAACTTTTTCTCAGTCATATAGGTGATGGCGCTGGCAATGGTTGCCCCCGCGCCCGGCAGGATACCAACAAAGAAGCCGACTACCGATGAGCGCAGCGTCGCGCCCACGCACTGGCCCGCTTCTTTGGCGTTAAACAGCATGCGCCCGGTTTTCCGTACCAGTTTCTGCCCGCCGCTGGTGCTTTCCAGCATCAGCAAAATTTCCGAGACCGAAAAGAGGCCAATCACTACCACGATAAACTGCACGCCATCGGAAAGATGAACGCTATCGAAGGTGAAGCGATAGACGCCAGTGTTGGCATCAACGCCCACCGTCGCCAACCCCAAACCGATTAACGCGGCGAGGAACGACTTCAGCGGATTCTGCGCCATCATGCTGCCAAGGCAGGCGATGGCGAAAATCATCAGCGCGAAATATTCCGCCGGGCCGAACGCCAGCGACCACTGGGCCAGCAGCGGGGCAAATAAAATCATCCCGATAATCGCGATAAGCGAACCGACAAACGAGCTCACCGCCGAGATGGACAACGCCACGCCGCCGCGCCCCTGCTGCGCCATAGGGTAGCCATCGATGGCGGTCATAATGGCGGCGGCATCGCCGGGCACATTGAGCAGAATCGACGAAATGCGCCCACCATATTCACAGCCAATATAGACCGTCGCCAGCAGAATAAGCGCCGACTCCGCAGGTAGATGCAGGGCAAAAGCCAGCGGCAGTAAAATCGCCACGCCGTTTATCGGACCCAGCCCCGGCAATAGCCCGACGATGGTGCCCACAAAGCAACCGATCAGCGCAATCATCAGGTTGCCCGGCGTCATGGCGACGGCGAAGCCTTGCGACAGATAAATCCAGATATCCATAAACTCCTCCGTTAAATTAGCCAGATGCCGAGCGGCAGGGTGACATCAAGCAGAGCGTCAAAGACGTACCACAGCGCGATGCCCATGATGATGCCAGCAACGCCAGCCGCAGGTAGGGTCGCGCCAAACAGCAGGCCGAAAACGGCGGTCAGCAGCGCGGTTGACAAGGGAAAACCCAGCCACTCAAACCCCCACGCATAGACCACCAGTGCCACCACCATCGTCAATAGACGTTGTAAAACCAGACGCCCCGGCCACGCCACGGCATCGGGCCGACGCAGGAGCATCAGCACAGAGCACAGCAGCATCAGGCCGATAATGCCCACCGGGAAAGGGCGGGGGCCGACGGGTTCATAGGCGTACTCGCTGTGGATTTGCCAGGCGATAAACATTCCACCCACGCAGAGCAGCAGCCATACTCCGGCAAAAATACGATCGCTCATCGCAACCTCCATTGATTATTTGGCGAGGCCAAAGGCTTTCGCCTGCTGGCGATAGTCTTCCACCTGTTTTTTGACGTAAACGTCAAGCTCCTTGCCGTTCATGTTGAATTCAAACAGGCCCCGGAGTTCACGCTGCTTTTTAAACGCATCGGTCTGCTGCAATTTACTGAACTCGTCCACCCACCACTGATAGTCGGCATCGCTGACTTTTGGGCCAACGAAGAAGCCGCGAATAATCGGCCAGACCAGATCGTAACCTTGCTCTTTGGCGGTGGGTACGTTGGCGAGAGCACCTGGCAATCTTTCGCTGGAGAAGACCGCCAGCACGCGAATTTTATTGCCCTGGAGATAAGGCACCATTTCGCTCAGATCGCCGGAGACCGCCTGCACATGATTGCCGAGCAGAGCGGTTACCGGCTCGCCGCCGCCTTCAAACGCCACGTAGCGCATGTTGTGCGGGTCGACGTTGGCTTTCTGCGCCAGCAGCGCCGCTTTCATCCAGTCCTGGCTGCCGATGGACGCGCCAGCACCGATGACAATGCTGGCGGGATTTTTTTCCATCGCCGCCATAAACGATGCCAGGTCTTTCCACGGGGAGTCAGTGCGCACGGCGATCATGCCGTAATCAGTGCCGACGCTGGCCAGCCAGCGGACATCATCGACGCCATAGCGGCCAAACTTTCCCTGCGACAGGTTGAGCAGCGAGCCGCCGGAGAAGGCGACCACGGTGCCGGGTTCTCCGGGGCGCTGGGCAACAATGGCGTTGTAGGCCACCGCGCCTACGCCACCGGGCATGTAGGTGACGCGCATAGGTTTTTTGATGGCGCCGGCCTCCATCAGGCTGACCTGAAGCAGCTTGCAGGTCAGATCGAAGCCGCCGCCGGGTTTGGCGGGCGCGATACATTCGGTGCGGGATGGGGCCTCGGTGGCGTAAGCCGAGGCGGTACACAGGCATAAAGCGATGGCACTAAGATGGCGAAGGAATGAAATGTTCATAGGCTTCCTCGGTAGGGTACAGGGAACGTTTTTTCTGATTATGTGAACCGATATGTAGTAGTTCAGTTGCGTGATTGTTAAAACAGTTACCTTTCATTTCCCTTTCAATGCAGCAGCAACTTTACAGGATGTGATATGCGTCTCTTATTGGCTGAAGATAATCGTGAGCTGGCTCACTGGCTGGAGAAAGCGCTGGTGCAGAGCGGGTTTGCCGTAGACTGCGTACTTGACGGACGGGCGGCTGACCATCTGCTGCAAAGCGAAAAATATGCGCTGGCAGTGTTGGATATCGGTATGCCGGGGTTCGATGGGCTGGAAGTGGTGCAGCGTCTGCGAAAACGTGGACAGACGCTTCCCGTGTTGCTGCTGACCGCCCGCAGTGCGGTGGCGGATCGGGTGAAAGGGCTGAACGTGGGGGCCGATGACTATTTGCCGAAACCTTTTGAGCTTGAAGAACTGGATGCCAGGCTGCGGGCGCTGCTGCGGCGTAGTGAAGGTCAAGTGCACGAGATCCAGCAGATCGGCGAACTGGAATATCGTGATGAAGGCTATTTTTTGCTGCGTGGGCAGATGTTGTCGCTGACTCCACGCGAGCAGGCGCTGCTGACGGTGTTGATGTTTCGCCGCACGCGCCCGGTGTCTCGTCAGCAGCTTTTCGAGCAGGTTTTCAGCCTGAGCGATGACGTTAGCCCGGAAAGCATCGAGTTGTATATTCATCGTTTACGGAAAAAGCTTCAGGAGAGCAACGTGCGGATCGTTACCTTGCGCGGATTGGGCTACGTGCTGGAATTGGCCCATGAGGTGGGCTAAACCGCAGTCGCTATTCGCTCAACTGCTGTTGTTTCTCGGGCTGCCGCTGGTTTTACTGTGGGGGCTGTCGGCCTTCAATAGCTACGTCAGTGCGCTACAGGCGGCGACGCAGGCGTACGATCGTACGCTGCTCTCATCCGCCCGAACCGTAGCCGAACGCCTGGTGGTGCGCCACGGTAAGCTTGAGGTGAATGTGCCTTGGGTGGTGCTGGATAGCTTTGAACTGAATATGAACGATCGCCTGTACTATAAAGTTCTCGACCCCGAGGGGCAGGTGATTTCCGGTTATGACGACCTTCCGGCGATGCCGCCATCGACTTCTCGTACTCAACTCTATCCGGCGCTGGCGTGGTTCTATCATACCGAATATCGCGGTCAGGCCATCCGCGTGGCGCGCCTGCTGCAGCCAGTGAATGAAGGCGGTATTGCCGGAATGGCGGAAATCTACATCGCCGAAACGCTGGAGTCGCGGCGATGGTTGGCTGGACAGTTACTGTTCTCGTCGTGGATATCGCAAGGGCTGTTGGTGTTGTTAACCCTGGTGCTCACCGGCTGGCTGCTGCGCCGCGTGCTGCGACCGATGCGCCAGCTTTCGGCGCTGATGGTGCGCCGTGAACCCGGTCTGCTGACGCCGCTACCGGAGCTGCTGCCGTGGTCGGAAACCCGTCTGTTAATCGTTGCTTTTAACCGCTATATCGATCGGCTGCGGGTGATGATTTCACGCCAGGAACGTTTTAGCGCCGACGCTTCTCATCAACTTAAAACCCCGCTGGCGGTGTTGAAAACTCAGGCCTCGGTGGCGCTGGCCAGTGATGATCCCAAACTTTGGCGAGAGAGCCTGGCGGCGATGAGCAGCACCCTGGACGGCACGATTCTATTAACTGAGCGCCTGCTGCAACTGGCGACTATCAAACGTAAAGAGCAGGGGGAGCATGCCTTTTCGCCGGTTGATCTCCATGAGATTGTTCAGAACAGCTGTTTTTCCCGGCTTGTGCAGGCGCGGAGCAAAGCTATCGATCTTGGTTATGAGGGCGAGCCATCGGCGGTGATGATAGCCGGAGATTGCGTGCTGTTGAGCGAGTTGTGTGCGAATCTGCTGGATAACGCAATTCGCTATACGCCGCAGGGCGGTATCGTGACGTTAAGCCTGCATCGAGATGGGAACGCTGTGCTGCTGGACGTCGAGGATAGCGGCCCGGGGATCGATGATACGCAGATTTTACTGGCGTTAATGCCTTTTCATCGCCTGGAAAACGTCGGTGATAATCCCGGCGCGGGGCTCGGGCTGGCGCTGGTTAGCGATATTGCGCGCCTGCACCGCAGCCATCCGCAACTGCTGCGCAGCGAAACGTTGGGCGGGCTGAAGGTCAGGCTGCGTTTTTTGATTGCTCGTTCAGAGTAAGCCTTTCAGACTCAGCGTTTTACGGGTCGCTACGTTCAAATCATAATGGGGAAGATCTTCCGGTTTCACCCACGCGTAATCCTGAAACTCTTCGTTGATCGTCACTTCGCGATTGGCGCTAACGCAATCGAAAATCAGGTAGATCATATAAATTTCTTCCTGGCGGCCATCAGCATAGGTTTTAACCCGGATATCGTCGCTAAAGGTCCATGGCGTAATCTGGGTTAGCTGTAGTTTTTCGCCCAGCTCTTCGCGAACCTCTCGTCGCAGCGCCTCTTCGATACGTTCGCCAGGCTCCACGCCGCCGCCGGATAGCGCCCACTGGCCGGGAAACACGCCGCGATCGTCGGCCATTTTGCACAGCAGGTAGTGGCCTTCATGTTGAATGAGCGGGCAAACGATAGTCCTTTGACGCATGGTTTTTCCTTAATGATGACGTGGGTAAACATTGAGATAGCCCAGTTTGCGAGTCGACTCGGTAAACAGCAAGCGAAAACGCGCGGCGGAAGCGAGAGGTGATAGGGTGGCCGCAAGTTTATTGATCAGAGGCCATCATGGAACCGATAGCAAGCCACTCACCGCATGATGCGGTTTTTAAACATATTTTGTCCCATCGGGCAACGGCGCGCGATTTTTTACTTATTCATTTGCCGGAGCATCTGCGGGTGCTATGCGATCTGCGAACGCTGCAACTGGAATCCGGTAGCTTTATCGAAGAAGATTTGCGTGCCAGCCATTCGGATATTCTCTATTCGCTCAAAACGCAGACCGGTGAGGGGTATATTTATGTGCTGATTGAGCATCAAAGCTCACCCGACCGGCATATGGCGTTTCGCCTGATGCGCTATGCCATTGCCGCGATGCAGCGTCATCTGGATAAAGGGCATCACCAGTTACCATTGGTCATTCCCCTGCTTTTTTATCACGGCAAGACCAGCCCCTGTCCGCACTCAATGCGTTGGCTGGACGGTTTTTCGCAGCCAGAGGTGGCTGAGAGGCTATATAGCCAGAATTTTCAACTGGTGGATATTACGACGATCCCGGATGAGCAGCTCATACAGCACCGACGAGTCGCCATGCTGGAGCTGCTACAAAAACATATCCGGCAGCGAGATATGATGGAAATTTCAGAGCAACTGGTCAGCATATTGTCGTTGGGATACACTAACCGTCGGCAGTTTAAAACGTTGCTGAATTATATGCTTCAGGTGGGTAACGCCGCCGATCCCGTGGCCTTTTTACGCAAATTAGCGCAAAAGGTACCGCTTAAGCCGCATAAGGAGACGCTAATGAATATTGCTCAGTTTCTGGAAGAGCGTGGCCGCAAACAGGGAGTCCTTCAGGGAATGAAGGCGGGAATAGAAAAAGGTCGTCGTAAGGGCTGGCAGGAAGGTCGACAAGAAGGCCGGGGTGAAGGGCAGCAGGAGGCGGCTGAACGTATTGCCCGGGCGATGCTGGAGGATGGACAGGAGCCGTCTCAGGTTGCAAAGCTGACAGGTTTGTCACTGCAGCAGCTTGATAAACTCCAGCACTAAATTCTTCTTTGCAGCGAAAACGGCAGCCATATTGGCTGCCGTAAGCGTTTATTTGGCGTGTTGCAAAGCTTTCAGTGCCGCGGCAACGCCTGCGCCGTAGTCGGGATGGACTTCGCTGAATAGCCCAATCTGCCGCTGCTGAATAAACTCCGGGATATCCCGCATATCACCCGCTATCCGCTGGAACATGCGCTGATGCTCATCTTCGCTTAATAGCTCAAACAGCTTGCGCGGCTGGCTAAAGTAGTCGCCATCTTCCCGATGATCCCAGTGAGCTGCCGCGCCTTCAAGGCTTAACGGTGGCTCGCTAAAGTCCGGCTGCTCCTGAAAGACGCCAAAGCTATTTGGCTCGTAGGTCGCACCGTTGCCGCTATTGCCGTCAACGCGCATTGCACCGTCGCGGTGATAGTTATGGAACGGGCAGCGCGGTGCATTCACCGGGATCTGATGATGGTTTACGCCCAGGCGATAGCGTTGGGTGTCGCCGTAGGAGAACAGTCGCCCCTGTAGCATACGATCCGGAGAGAAGCTTACACCGGGCACCACGTTTGCCGGGTTCATGGCTACCTGCTCAACTTCTGCGAAGTAGTTGTCCGGGTTGCGGTTTAGCTCCAGCACCCCAACTTCAATTAGCGGATAATCGCTATGCGGCCAGATTTTGGTCAGGTCAAATGGGTTATAAGGGACCTGACTGGCCTCCGCTTCCGGCATTATCTGCACGTAGAAGGTCCAGCGCGGAAAATCGCCTTTTTCAATTGACTCATAGAGATCGCGCTGCGAGCTTTCGCGATCTTCAGCCACCAGGCGTTTGGCCTCATCATCCATCAGGTTGGCGATCCCCTGCTGGGATTTGAAGTGGAACTTCACCCAAAAACGCTCGTTGTCGGCATTGATAAAGCTGAACGCGTGGCTGCCAAAACCGTGCATATGACGATAAGAACGCGGGATGCCGCGGTCGCTGAAATCAATCGTTAACTGATGCAGCGTTTCCGGTAGCAGGGAGAAAAAGTCCCATTTCCAGGTTGGGTTACGCAGATTAGTGCGCGGATCGCGCTTCACGACGTGATTGAGGTCCGGGAATTTCAGCGGGTCGCGAAGATAGAAAATCGGCGTGTTGTTGCCCACCAGATCCCAGTTACCCTCTTCGGTATAGAACTTGATGGAAAAGCCGCGAATATCGCGCTCGGCGTCAGCGGCGCCACGCTCTCCGGCGACGGTCGAGAAGCGCAGAAACAGGTCGGTGGTTTTGCCGATTTCAGAGAAGAGTTTTGCGCGCGTATAGCGGGTGATATCGTGGGTGACGGTCAGTTTGCCGTAAGCGCCGGAACCTTTTGCGTGCATACGGCGTTCCGGGATAACTTCCCGGTCAAA
This Klebsiella sp. RHBSTW-00484 DNA region includes the following protein-coding sequences:
- a CDS encoding tripartite tricarboxylate transporter permease produces the protein MDIWIYLSQGFAVAMTPGNLMIALIGCFVGTIVGLLPGLGPINGVAILLPLAFALHLPAESALILLATVYIGCEYGGRISSILLNVPGDAAAIMTAIDGYPMAQQGRGGVALSISAVSSFVGSLIAIIGMILFAPLLAQWSLAFGPAEYFALMIFAIACLGSMMAQNPLKSFLAALIGLGLATVGVDANTGVYRFTFDSVHLSDGVQFIVVVIGLFSVSEILLMLESTSGGQKLVRKTGRMLFNAKEAGQCVGATLRSSVVGFFVGILPGAGATIASAITYMTEKKFSGNSDSFGKGDIRGVAAPEAANNASACGSFIPMLTLGVPGSGTTAVMMGALTLYNITPGPAMFTEQPDIVWGLIAALLIANVMLLIMNIPLIGLFTRMLTIPLWFLVPAIAAVSAVGVYAVHSTTFDLLLMVGLGVLGYILRKMHFPMSPLILGFVLGEMLEQNLRRALSISNGNMAILWQSGVTKTLLLLAVLVIVVPPLVKYWRKRQLMTKGDLPGS
- a CDS encoding tripartite tricarboxylate transporter TctB family protein — its product is MSDRIFAGVWLLLCVGGMFIAWQIHSEYAYEPVGPRPFPVGIIGLMLLCSVLMLLRRPDAVAWPGRLVLQRLLTMVVALVVYAWGFEWLGFPLSTALLTAVFGLLFGATLPAAGVAGIIMGIALWYVFDALLDVTLPLGIWLI
- a CDS encoding Bug family tripartite tricarboxylate transporter substrate binding protein gives rise to the protein MNISFLRHLSAIALCLCTASAYATEAPSRTECIAPAKPGGGFDLTCKLLQVSLMEAGAIKKPMRVTYMPGGVGAVAYNAIVAQRPGEPGTVVAFSGGSLLNLSQGKFGRYGVDDVRWLASVGTDYGMIAVRTDSPWKDLASFMAAMEKNPASIVIGAGASIGSQDWMKAALLAQKANVDPHNMRYVAFEGGGEPVTALLGNHVQAVSGDLSEMVPYLQGNKIRVLAVFSSERLPGALANVPTAKEQGYDLVWPIIRGFFVGPKVSDADYQWWVDEFSKLQQTDAFKKQRELRGLFEFNMNGKELDVYVKKQVEDYRQQAKAFGLAK
- the tctD gene encoding transcriptional regulator TctD, with protein sequence MRLLLAEDNRELAHWLEKALVQSGFAVDCVLDGRAADHLLQSEKYALAVLDIGMPGFDGLEVVQRLRKRGQTLPVLLLTARSAVADRVKGLNVGADDYLPKPFELEELDARLRALLRRSEGQVHEIQQIGELEYRDEGYFLLRGQMLSLTPREQALLTVLMFRRTRPVSRQQLFEQVFSLSDDVSPESIELYIHRLRKKLQESNVRIVTLRGLGYVLELAHEVG
- a CDS encoding sensor histidine kinase; translated protein: MRWAKPQSLFAQLLLFLGLPLVLLWGLSAFNSYVSALQAATQAYDRTLLSSARTVAERLVVRHGKLEVNVPWVVLDSFELNMNDRLYYKVLDPEGQVISGYDDLPAMPPSTSRTQLYPALAWFYHTEYRGQAIRVARLLQPVNEGGIAGMAEIYIAETLESRRWLAGQLLFSSWISQGLLVLLTLVLTGWLLRRVLRPMRQLSALMVRREPGLLTPLPELLPWSETRLLIVAFNRYIDRLRVMISRQERFSADASHQLKTPLAVLKTQASVALASDDPKLWRESLAAMSSTLDGTILLTERLLQLATIKRKEQGEHAFSPVDLHEIVQNSCFSRLVQARSKAIDLGYEGEPSAVMIAGDCVLLSELCANLLDNAIRYTPQGGIVTLSLHRDGNAVLLDVEDSGPGIDDTQILLALMPFHRLENVGDNPGAGLGLALVSDIARLHRSHPQLLRSETLGGLKVRLRFLIARSE
- the nudI gene encoding nucleoside triphosphatase NudI; the encoded protein is MRQRTIVCPLIQHEGHYLLCKMADDRGVFPGQWALSGGGVEPGERIEEALRREVREELGEKLQLTQITPWTFSDDIRVKTYADGRQEEIYMIYLIFDCVSANREVTINEEFQDYAWVKPEDLPHYDLNVATRKTLSLKGLL
- a CDS encoding Rpn family recombination-promoting nuclease/putative transposase, with product MEPIASHSPHDAVFKHILSHRATARDFLLIHLPEHLRVLCDLRTLQLESGSFIEEDLRASHSDILYSLKTQTGEGYIYVLIEHQSSPDRHMAFRLMRYAIAAMQRHLDKGHHQLPLVIPLLFYHGKTSPCPHSMRWLDGFSQPEVAERLYSQNFQLVDITTIPDEQLIQHRRVAMLELLQKHIRQRDMMEISEQLVSILSLGYTNRRQFKTLLNYMLQVGNAADPVAFLRKLAQKVPLKPHKETLMNIAQFLEERGRKQGVLQGMKAGIEKGRRKGWQEGRQEGRGEGQQEAAERIARAMLEDGQEPSQVAKLTGLSLQQLDKLQH
- a CDS encoding catalase → MSKKGLTTGSGAPVVDNNNVATAGPRGPMLLQDVWFLEKLAHFDREVIPERRMHAKGSGAYGKLTVTHDITRYTRAKLFSEIGKTTDLFLRFSTVAGERGAADAERDIRGFSIKFYTEEGNWDLVGNNTPIFYLRDPLKFPDLNHVVKRDPRTNLRNPTWKWDFFSLLPETLHQLTIDFSDRGIPRSYRHMHGFGSHAFSFINADNERFWVKFHFKSQQGIANLMDDEAKRLVAEDRESSQRDLYESIEKGDFPRWTFYVQIMPEAEASQVPYNPFDLTKIWPHSDYPLIEVGVLELNRNPDNYFAEVEQVAMNPANVVPGVSFSPDRMLQGRLFSYGDTQRYRLGVNHHQIPVNAPRCPFHNYHRDGAMRVDGNSGNGATYEPNSFGVFQEQPDFSEPPLSLEGAAAHWDHREDGDYFSQPRKLFELLSEDEHQRMFQRIAGDMRDIPEFIQQRQIGLFSEVHPDYGAGVAAALKALQHAK